From a region of the Lactuca sativa cultivar Salinas chromosome 4, Lsat_Salinas_v11, whole genome shotgun sequence genome:
- the LOC111895873 gene encoding protein Dr1 homolog isoform X1: MEPMDIVGKAKEDASLPKATMTKIIKEMLPPDVRVARDTQDLLIECCVEFINLISSESNEVCSREDKRTIAPEHVLKALEVLGFGDYIEEVYAAYEQHKLETVDTVRGGKCTNGAEMTEEEALAEQQRMFAEARARMNGVGVAANAPPKQTEAEPSLNS; encoded by the exons ATGGAACCCATGGATATTGTTGGAAAGGCGAAAGAGGATGCTTCGCTCCCGAAAG CTACAATGACTAAAATTATTAAGGAAATGTTGCCTCCAGATGTACGTGTTGCAAGAGATACTCAAGATCTTTTAATTGAGTGCTGTGTAG AATTTATTAATCTGATTTCATCCGAATCAAATGAAGTTTGTAGCAGAGAAGATAAAAGAACAATTGCACCAGAGCATGTTCTCAAAGCACTAGAG gttcttggttttggggattACATAGAAGAAGTTTATGCCGCATATGAACAACACAAACTCGAGACAgtg GATACAGTACGAGGTGGAAAGTGCACAAATGGAGCTGAGATGACTGAAGAAGAAGCATTAGCAGAACAACAGAGGATGTTTGCAGAGGCACGTGCTAGAATGAATGGTGTTGGTGTTGCTGCAAACGCTCCTCCTAAACAGACTGAAGCTGAGCCAAGTTTAAACAGCTAA
- the LOC111895873 gene encoding protein Dr1 homolog isoform X2 — protein MTKIIKEMLPPDVRVARDTQDLLIECCVEFINLISSESNEVCSREDKRTIAPEHVLKALEVLGFGDYIEEVYAAYEQHKLETVDTVRGGKCTNGAEMTEEEALAEQQRMFAEARARMNGVGVAANAPPKQTEAEPSLNS, from the exons ATGACTAAAATTATTAAGGAAATGTTGCCTCCAGATGTACGTGTTGCAAGAGATACTCAAGATCTTTTAATTGAGTGCTGTGTAG AATTTATTAATCTGATTTCATCCGAATCAAATGAAGTTTGTAGCAGAGAAGATAAAAGAACAATTGCACCAGAGCATGTTCTCAAAGCACTAGAG gttcttggttttggggattACATAGAAGAAGTTTATGCCGCATATGAACAACACAAACTCGAGACAgtg GATACAGTACGAGGTGGAAAGTGCACAAATGGAGCTGAGATGACTGAAGAAGAAGCATTAGCAGAACAACAGAGGATGTTTGCAGAGGCACGTGCTAGAATGAATGGTGTTGGTGTTGCTGCAAACGCTCCTCCTAAACAGACTGAAGCTGAGCCAAGTTTAAACAGCTAA